Genomic window (Coraliomargarita sinensis):
GAGGCTACCGGCAAAGTCCGCTATCGTATAGCGCGAGGCGATTCTATGCATCGTACTTCGATTTCTGGCAAAGCCCAGCACGTCCAGTGTCGACTCATGACAGCACCCCGCCCAATCCGTCCGCTCCAGGCGCTTGCGGGCATAGTCAGCTTTCTGCCGCCAACGCTTTACGGCTAATTGCTCCAGCAGCAGTTTGCGCTCGGAAAGGGACTTTTCCATTAAGCGCTCAAACCACTCCAGTTCATTGACCTGCTCCAAGTCGAGCAAGGCCGCCTCCATGGCATACTCTTCCAAATCACGCTCCAGCAGTGGCAAAAGGACAAGCGATTCCATCGGGTATTCCCTCTCCCAACCTTGAGTTGTCCCCGCATAAAGCACGACATGCAGCACCACCTTTCCGAAGTTCGGGTTTTTATCGTGCTCATGGTGAAACCAATCATTCGGGTAAAAATGAATTTCCACATCCCCGACCCACTCATCACCGTCGATTTCAAATCGGGCCTCTTTGAAGTCAGGACCTTCATTCATGTTCCAGTGACCCGGGTCCTTAATCTTCAGGCGTTTCCCGGAAACTGTTTTAAGATCCTGCTTATAAA
Coding sequences:
- a CDS encoding DUF2851 family protein, which translates into the protein MPTIAVQEVQGLYGPFSISEKIIQKIWLQGDFYKQDLKTVSGKRLKIKDPGHWNMNEGPDFKEARFEIDGDEWVGDVEIHFYPNDWFHHEHDKNPNFGKVVLHVVLYAGTTQGWEREYPMESLVLLPLLERDLEEYAMEAALLDLEQVNELEWFERLMEKSLSERKLLLEQLAVKRWRQKADYARKRLERTDWAGCCHESTLDVLGFARNRSTMHRIASRYTIADFAGSLDTDELYEAYREEWKLSGCRPANHPKLRLKQYARICQANPDWPDKLRQQLSLFSTVDEKETGAFRKAAGTKERQAQISEDVFQNIIGTKRLNSLLSDAIFPLAKVDLKEDYMTYWQHWYPGDYPDAFSRFHRQAGFSAARIPMSHGMMQGILALFASKGEALDGTS